From the Phalacrocorax carbo chromosome Z, bPhaCar2.1, whole genome shotgun sequence genome, the window ggagggaggaaggcagggtcTACCACTCGTGGGAGACGGGGACTAGAAGCACCCTCCTTGTCACCTGCCCCAGAGCCCTGCCCGCCGCTGCGCGCGGAGGTTTGGGAACCGCCGCGGCGGGAACGGGTCTCCCCGGCTTCCCCACGGCAGAGACTGGGCTGCCGCCGTGCCTTTATCGAGGGGTGCTCGACCCAGTGGGGCAGTTAGTGAAGTAGGGATCTGCTATATGATAATTAAATCTACCCCCCGCCCCgttcctcctccagcagcgCAGCCATTACAACCCCTCGATGTTACAACGGTTTGTTCTTTGCTTTAGCAAACGTTCCACCTTCGAGCAGCTTGGGAAACCCTAGGGCAGAGCTTAGACgtacatttaaaaatttttcgTTCCACACTGCTTTCGTTTTGCAACCGTCAcgatttctttaaaatactgataaaCTTACAGTAACTCAGGAAAGGTCACCTACCAGTCGGTTAAGCACCTATTACTTCAAGTGAGGGCGGTACCGGGCTTGCAGAGACACAAATCgctctttattttctccttccaggTCCCATGTTTACAACCTTCATGAGAAGAGCCACGGATGCGCCACGGGCCCATGCACAGACATGCACAGCATCCTACGTGGTTTTAAGAAGGTATTTACAAAAGCCGCAATCGCACCAGGAAGCCTCAATTCCCCGCTGTGCCGGCAGGTTTTGCTAGGGAGAGGCAGAGATCTTCTTCAGCGCCCCTTAAGTCCGATTTAGCTCGAGTCTGAATTCAGATGGGGAGCAGTTGTCTGGGGCCCGGGAGAGGCCGCAGCCTCTCCCGTCCCCTCTGGACACGGGGCTGGGAAGTGGTGGTTGTGGGCAGCCCCAAGGAGGAGAGTAACAGAAAACCCAGACGCGGTCCCGTCAAAACAGGAGGGGTTTATTGTGCGTTCTCCGTGTGGGGGTTTTCCTTCATATTGATCTCTTTTCATGGTGTTTGGCCTCTCGCATGAAAAGAGGGGGGCGTTGAGGGGAGTGGGGTTTCAAGTGCAAGATAAGATACAGACACGTGCAAAGTAAAGCGTACAGAACAATACGTAACCCCGCTGTTCCTTCGTGCCTCCGACGTGGGGGGGAGACGCAATCCGGGCGTTATTTACAACGCCTGAACGCCGCTCGACTTCGCGTCTTCCGAGGCAGGGGCGGGTAATAAATTagaggagggggaggatggCAAGTGTGAGGCTAGGCGTGGGGCGGCGGGTGGCGCAGGAAGCGCCCCACGGGGCCGTGGGGACCCCCCGCCGCCACGTCGAGAGGGAGGCGGCCGCGGCCGTCGGGCAGGTCGAGGCGCGCCCCGGCGCGGTGCAGCGCCGCCAGCGTCTCCAGGAAGCCGGCGCGGGCGGCGTCGTGCGCCGGGAGGCAGCCGGTGCGCGGGTCGGGGCGGTTGGGGTCGGCTCCgcgctgcagcagcagctcggCCACCCGCGGGCTGCCCAGCATCATCACCTGCGGGGAGagacagcgtcagcgccgcgcacGATCACGCCGCTCAAGAGCTCTTCTTCGGCGCTGCAGAAGCCGGGACCGCCCGCGGGAAGGCGCGGAAAATCCGTGGGTGAGGCCGGCGTAGAGATCAACCCCCGAGGCGCCGCGGAGGGTGGAGAGCGCGGAGCCGGCGGGAACATTTCGCAGCCGGGGAAACCCTCCTCTTCTGCGCCACGGGACACAGGTGGGGCAGAGCGGGAGCACCATCGGGGCCGGGGCGTGCGGGACCCCATAGGGGCTGCTCCGCCACTGGAGTCCGCGGGGTGGCGGAGTGGCGGGCGGCAGACGCGGGGGACTGGGGGAAGGGGCTCGTCCTTCTCCCGGCTCACCCCGGCGGGACCGAAGGCAAGACCCCAACCGCTTTGTAAAGGCGGAGCGGCTTCAgggggctgctgccctcccGCTCTCACCTGGGACGCATTTCCAGGAGGTCCTTGGCAAGGGGACACTCGTGTGCAGGGAAtctcacaccccccccccccacccccccccccccccaagcagcGCGGCTCCTCCGCTCTCCCCGCCCTCCGTAGAGACTGAAAACGTACTTTTAGCCCGACTCTCCCTGCCCAGTGCAGCACCAAAATGCCCGGGAGCACCCCTTCTCTCAGGCTCGCCTTTTTCTGATCTGCATTTCCTCCACCGCGCCCGGTAGTGTATTCAGCGCACAGGCAAAATCCCGGCTGCGCAAggttgcaggggaaaaaaaaaaaaccgaaaaAACAAACATGTCGGAGGACGGGAACAGATTGGTGTTTCGGGTAAAATGCTGCACCGACATTTTGTAGGAGAGAGTTTCGCAAGCACTGGCAGTAAAACTTACATATATGTTTCTCAGATTATCCCCGTTTcgttttattttgaaattttaagaaGAATCTTGCTGGACCTACCTACCTTGGAAATTAACCTAGCTTTATAAATCTAGTATTTACAACTCCTGCGGGCACCTCATCTATCTACACGTTCACGCGACTGCAAAATGTGGGCAGGGATTGCTAGCTGTGTACCTGCAGGGTCTGCTGGGCAAGGCTATCGAGTAGCATGGCATGGGTATCGGCACCCGGCGAGCCTGTAAAGGTCAGCGATTATGTCGTGAGAATCAGcgaatatacttttttttcacgGGAGAGGAGAAATACTAATCGATGTACAAAGGAGAAGACGAGGTATGATGGAAGGGTAATTCTTTCTGAAAAGGTGACTCGTTACTTTTTATTGCGTGTTTATTGCGAGATGAGCATTGAAGTTCTCGGGTTTGAGTCATCCCATCCCAGTTGGTTAAAATAAAGTCAAGGGTTGCTAAGACTAAAACCTCTCTGTTGCGGCCGTCACAGACTTTCGCCTTTCCAGAAAGGCGAGAGGAACCACCGCGCCGCTCCGCTCTCACAGCCTTCGAGCGCGGCCGTCGGGGAGCGGCCGGCGCCGGGGGACTGTCCCGGGGACCGCCGCTCCTCGGGCACGGAGGGGCCGCTGCCTCTGCCCCGCGGCCCACCcgtccccctcctccccatccctcctacCTGGATGGGCGTCCGGCCGTAGGAATTGACGGCGTTGGGGTCCGCCGCGCCATCCAGCATCTCCTTCAGGCGCTGCAGGTCGCCGCGGGCGGCGGCGTTGGCCAGCTCGTCCGCCGTCGTGCCGCTCGCCCGCGCCATGCCTCGGCCTGCACCGGCGTCGCTCCGGCCGGTGGTCGGGCGCCGCGGTGAGCTGCAGTCGCCGCTCGGCTGCCCCACTCTTCCCTGGGCTGGCGGAGATCCCGGCCCGCGGGGGACACCCTGTCCATGGGAGCGCCCGAtcccgccgctccgcgcccccgGCACCCCTCGGCGGCGCGGCACGTCCCGGTCCCGCTCCCGGTCCCGCTCCCGGTCCCTGTCCTGCTCCCGGCCGGAGGCGCCTGCGCGGTGCTACCGCCGGGCCGCCTCCACCTGCGACGACGCGGCGGGGGCTCCCGCCGCTTGTTTTCTCCGCACAGCTGGTGCCGCTCCGCCCCGGTCCGCCCCGGTCCGCCCGCGGGCCCCGCCTCGCCTCCGCGCCTATGTCGCCGTCACCGCGGCGGGGGGCAGCAGACGCGGCCGGCCCCCGGCCTTGCCCCAGCGGGGCGGAGCGCCCTGCTCGGCACTCTGCCGGCCGGGAGAGCCGGGCCCCAGGACGGgcccccggcggcgggcggtctgacttttttttttttttttttttttttccccggtcctCCCTTAAGGGCAGCAGCGTCTCAGCCCCGAGAAGAGACCGCCCCGAGAGGAGAAGAGGCCCGGGGGAAGGGTAGGAGCAAAGGGAGCAAAAGGCTGTATTTAAGGAGAGCGCAATTTAAGGACGAGAGCGGTCCCAAGACCCCAGCTGGgttcctctcccctcccggcGGGCACCCTcgccccggcgctgccccccgccctACCCGGACACCCACTAGCACCCGAGGCGCAGGAGGCGGCGGTGGCCGtccttcctcccctttttcCTGGGGACAACTGCGAGCTCTTCCGAGCTTTTTTAGTTGGCACAGACACTTCGTAGCAGGCAATGGGCGCAGCGAGCCGGCACGGAGGTACGAGCCGCGGCTGCGACGCCTCCACCCTCCGCCTGACCCGGCTGGGTTTTTTCGTTTCTTTTTTGTAACAAAAAGAGTGCAACCGGTCGAGACTTTGAACCCTTCCTCCAAACAAAGGCCGGGAGGACGGGCGAGCCCTCCGTCTGCAGGGCGCGCTGCTTGCGCGGCCCCGCccgcggggctggggtggggcgtggggctgggggcggggctgggcggtGGCAGCACCACGGAcagctccccccctccccccgccgccgccgccgccgccccactGAgcggccccccccgccgccctccccccgccgccgccgccgccccgagcacccgcggcccccgccgccgccgcctttccccatcccctgccccggggggggCACAAGCGTCCCGGGGCCGGCTGGCACAGCAGCCGTCGCTGAAACCGCCCGGCCAGCGGGCGGTGCAGGGTGGCGGCGGGCGATCCTCCCCTTCGCCCCTAAGGCCGGCGTGCGGATCTCGCTGTAACTGTCGATAATGGGGAGTGCTCGCGTTACAACGGGCCTTAGAGGTTTCTCGGGTCTTACTGTGCATGGTGTTGTGCAAAGCCTCCGAGGAAATAAAAGCTCCCCACTTTTTCACTCAGGTATGTTTCGCAACATTGCTTCTCGAGGTTTATAAGCGCCCTTGGTTCTTTCACTGTCAAGTGTCATGAAAGTGGCTTTTTTCCTCACCTTAGCACATGGATGTGACCGTTGACAGATACATGGGATCTCTGAGCTATTCTCTTGGGAAGCTTGCAGTCATAGTCCTACCTCATACCGCCATTCTCTGCTTTTTAATCCATTGCCAATCATGCTGTCCATGCGTTTACCTGCATCTTAGCACGTATCGTCAACACAATCAAATTACTTTCTTGGCCTCACACTTCAGAAAGGCACAGCTATACCAACAAGAAAGCTCTTTGTTTTCAGTACCAAATGGTGCGGGCAATTTCCACcagcagcaaacaaaagaaTGCTAACTGGCATGGCCAATGAAGACTGTGTAATGGTTAAGGTGTGGTTTTATTTGCAATGCTTGGCATGTTCCTGTAATTGAATCAGCCTAGTGCAAAATCCTGCTCCTTCACTCACACTGGTACTATTTCTATGCTCAGATACATAGAAATGGGTTGAATTCCTCTCATGATAAGGAGCTTCTTGATATAAATAGTTGCTTCTGGTTAAATAATTGAGAATTTATACACAATCTGGTGATTTCCTAGCgttctgttttgggttttttgttattgttgttgatgttgctgttttttttttcttctttctttattaaTGAATTTGCTATTCAAGCACCATGTGCTATAAAAATGAGACAATAAAGATACTTCATACCTCTTtagtaaataaaaaggaaacaagaggAAGAGTTAAATCTGTATACCTTGGTATGTAGACCACTATACAGCAGAAATATCCAAGTAGTGAAAGGTATAGCTAAGTATTAAAAAGGCTCAAAGCTAATTTCGACAGCAGCTGGAGTAAATAGCAATACTGCAGAATCAGTTCAGCAGAGATAGCATACTAATCCTGATTCTCAGCTACAGGACATCAATGCACTAGTCATAGAAAAAGAGCCTGACAGGGCTTTGGTGCCAATGATATATCCCCAAGGTAAACAAAACCAGCCTGTGTCTACTGGAACTGCGTGGAGGTTTTAAGCAGGCCATGCTATTTTaacaaatgaaaagcattaaaataatatctAAAGAAAGACAGGCTTTCTACTTATTTGTTTAACTCACTTGTTACTCCAAGGCTATGTGGTAAATAAGATAATCAAACCCCAAAATCACACTGCTTTCAGAAGGGGTGGGCGTTCCTTACAAACCTCAAGAAGTAGCACTGTCAAGCCTACAGGAATGACAAAGTAAGGAGTCCTTCCTGACTTCTCCTGCAGTTCAGAAAAACCCACACTGTGCTATTAGGGAAAAGAAGGCTGCCTCAAAAAGGCTGCctttacaaattcataaatGCTTATTCTCCCAACCAAGAACTGAAAACCCACCaatgagagaaaataaagtatttaagTTGAAAACTGCTTGCTTTGGAGCTGGAATCTTAGGCAGTGTTTCCCTTTTGCTCTGAATATGCAGCTGCTGGCTGAAGGACAATTTCACTGTCCAGGTGATGGTAACTTTAAAGAAGCCGTTACACAGTTAGAAGTGACTTCTTCCAGTTTAAAAGTTAATCACAAAAGGATGAGTTGTGCAATCATGACCTTAAAACACTCATTTAGGGATGCATCACGCCTTTCATAACTGTATTATAAATGTGTGCTGCAGGCCTATTAAATATGCACATAGACAATGACAAAACaccaaataaatacaaattgcTTGGCAAGGAGATAGACTTTACAAGCATAGCAATAATACCAATTTCTATagtcaaaaggagaaaagagaaatgtcAGGAGATTCAGGAAGATAACTGTTAGTATGCATAATGTGTAATGAGCTCAATATTACTCAAATGCAGCTCACCACAAAGGAAAACGTCACTCACAGCAGATTTTCTTAGTTTTCACTGATTTGACTCCAGAGAAATGGAAGTTCTTCCAAAACAATGTTTGACAGctagaaaaaaacaactcagtGCCACAATGAAATGTAATTTAGCTCAGGTTAAAGAGCTTTGGATTGTGAAAAACCTGTcaataaatcctttttttctacagaataaTCTTTACATATCATGTTCTGATAAAGTAGGTGCAGATGTTAGTAAAATTCCCCATCGGCGgttattttactgctttcacTGGGGAGAATAGATGTCATCGACTCCTGTAGGAAATCACCAGGGGTGTCAGTCAAGAAGAATGGAGTATCATAGGATAACAGGAATATTTGGGGATACAGTGGTAaggatttgaaaataaaacaaaatcatataaacaagcaaaagaggcagaaaggttttaaaatcaTCAAGTTGGGTGGTAACATAactgcaagagcagcaggctTCCAGTCGCCAAAAACATCAGCTGTTCCCCAGCCAGTTCTCCTACCGCCTGCACCTCACAGTAGTCACGTGCCAGCTCTGCCAGTCTGCTTACCTGTAAGTGAAAGGTGGTCATTTGGTGCTCCCCTCAAACACTAATTGCTTATATCAGGGAGAATCAGCCTTAGCAGGGGAGAATCTGCCTTTGTGAAAAAGTCTGTTTCTTCCTTGATTTCTTCTGCTTGGCCAGGCAAGAAATTAGGCTAGATATCACTGGGCAGGAAAAAGTTATTGGCAGGTTTGTTACATATGTGTTTTCTTCCAGCTAACACCCTTTAGGGAATTATGTGGCGTAGGAAGTTCTGTTCTTCCCTTAGctgtctctctttcttttgGAAGGAGGAAGATAGACAGCACTGGTGACCTCATACTCCTTGTCTGGatcaaaataaatatgcaaaaaaatcagaacaggaAAATATGCTGGTTTTGGATTTCTTTCAAGTGGAAGTATAAACACTAACTAAAATTTAGTGGTCCCTCTTTTTAATAGTACTGATACTATTTTGGAAGTGGATTTTCTCTTCTACCCGGTTGTTCTTCATGTCTTCTTTCAAACAATGTGGGCACGAGCACTACAAAACACTGCATAGACACAGTTCTGGCAATTTTATGGCTATTTGCCTAGCTGTGTTTGCAGTGAGCTCTCTATGTGCACTGTTACTCTTACTACTCTTACTGAAGGTATAAGCATTGCAGATTCAGTGAGAGAGACCTTGAAACTTGCTTCCATGTTTGGTTACCACGTTAGATATGCCATTTGCTTCCTTGGGGCTCTTTGACAAAATATTCTCCCAGAATAGCTGAATCAGTGGTAGAGGAAGCACTCAAACTAGAAAGCAAAAGAATGACAGAGAGCTGTAAGCTACCAAAACGCAAGCAGATGATAGCAGACCATCTGCTCAGTAAGCTATCCCTGATTTTGTTACTTGGGGCATCGTTTTGTTCCACCAGAAAGAGTAATCTGATCCATATATGGCCCAGTGGTTTGCTCCCGTGGTTTGTACTATTGAAATGCTGATAAACCACAGCATCAGAAAAAGTCCTCTCTAGATCTAggtacttgattttttttttttaaattttgtttcagatgcTGTCATATCCATAGGTTTAGCTGACTTCAAAGATATGAACGCAGAATCTAGGACACATTCTCTAGTTCACAAAGTCTAGCACAGACCCAGCTTGCTTTTGTGGCACCTGTGTAGCAAAATGACTTGGAATCTAAGTAGTAATTCTCATGTCCCCATCATTTAACTGTCCAGTGCTGAGCAAATCACTCTGTCTTTTTGGCTCACTTACACATGTAAGGATAGTTCTCATAGGCCTGTGGGAGAGCAGGAGAAAGGCTAGTGAACTTGAGACATTTTCAATACATAAAGACAGGTGGTAAAAGCTACTGTGCACCCTGTTCATGGGCTTTGTGATTCTGCAGTTGCAGGCAACTGTCATCTTTGGACTGTCTGAAGAAGGCGATGAGTAAGGTAATATGCTGTCCGAGAGCTAAGAAGTGCTTAACGTGTCAGGCAGATGTCAGGCATTTTCTACAATCAATGACTATGCTACTGAATTACCTAAAATGCACAAAGAGCAGGTctttaattaaacatttaatcCAGTCCTCTGGTGTGTGTTCATGGATTTATATTGTTGATGACAACTCTTTTGCTTAAGCTGTAATgcattgtgctggttttggctgagaagggatTAATTCTCCTCAGTGTGGGGGGGaggtcggctacctttccagcttcccgcactctgccgcggggcgggaggggctgggaggggcggggccacggtAGGGgtggctgaccctgactggccgATGGCACGTTCATTCCATGccacgtgacaccgtgaccaggATAttggggggggcagttgcagttCGGGCGCGGCGTTGGGTCGGTGGGCATCGGGCGGCTGCGTCGCGGGCAGTTTGTTTCTTtcgtccgtccgtccatccatccatccatccatccatccatccatccatccatccatccatccatccgtccgtccgtccgtccgtccatccgtccatccatctGTCCGTAGTCCCCCCCAgggttttgcacctctcgttgttctcctttacattgcatttctgttgtttcttttaattttaattattaaactgttcttatcccaacccacgagcgttaccctcctgattctctcccccatctaccggtggggcagtgagcgagcgactccgtggggctgagctgccgctaaaccacgacagtctttttggcgcccaacgtggggctcaagggtaggagataacaacagctgctggtcacagcaccatgttgtcctttttccagttggtgttaaagatcggtgttggtttgtttagtctgctgtgttctgctgcgattagtaatgttttgcctacgaGATTTGTTAcacaaacactcgttttcagctttatctgtatttggggtttttgctgaaaccattGCTGTACAATTATACCTGCTCCTCTGAGAgactttatatggaggaaatacagaatagtatctgcaattttttttctgtgatgtctctgcctctattacaacaacctttttgtatcttgaatatccttgggtggttaaggtgcacttattgttagtttttggggatgttgttttggttttgactaagcaatttaagaatatcacccagaaatctgccccaaggcctgatagttacgagtggcagggcatgtgggatagcatgggcaaatacctagggcagtgggcacctctggtgttttggagtttcacccctgaacaagtgcagaatcctgaaaagctagtagaatatttggagaaagtatgttgttatgctgggaactccagagagacacagataactgcaacatgctggggtctggcccatgcgtaccgagccctgctcaacagtattcagtgctcccgaggggaagagaaggtctctggattgaaatgcaaagtgactggcactgtggtcactccagccctgatgGCAGGCattgcagccactcaaacccccacgacaagtactggagctggctcagagaatcaacctgtaccagtatcagttgcccccatacacaagatgaaatactGCTAGCGGATGTCAACTTGTTTAAAACGGGATGttgaaaaagcagggccgtcacaagaagaggaggaagaagtcacaaatgaaatagagaccacccgatccctgtccttgagtgagttgcaagatatgcgaaaagatttcagacATTGTctaggtgagcacattgccacctggctgctccgatgctgggctaacagggccagtagcctggaattagagggaaaagaagccaaaccttctgaaagctggttttgccataaaacaaagtaaggtgatgggacccacacaagagaatcagttcttaggaatcaaatggcaagatggacatcagcagatcccaatggatgtgatcaacaaaatagcagccatgtctccaccaactagccaaaaggaaacacaagagtttttaggtgttgtgggtttttggagaatgcatattccaaattagtgtctgatcgtaagccctctctatcaagtgaccccgaagaagaatgatttcaaatggggccctgagcaatgacaagcctttggacagattaaacaggagatagttcatgcagtagcccttgggccagccctggcaggacaagatgtaaagagTGTGCTCTACAtcgcagccagggagaatggccctacctggagcctctggcagaaagcgccaggggagacccagggtcgacccctagggttttggagtcgtggatacagagggtccgaagcccgctatactccaactgaagaagagatattggcagcatatgaagggttcgacctgcttcagaagtggttggtactgaggcacagctgctcctggcaccccgactgccagtgctgggctggatgttcaaaggaaacatcccctccacacaccatgcaactgatgctacgtggagtaaatgggatgcactgatcacccagcgggctcgagtaggaaaccccagtcgcccgggaatcttggaagtgatcatgggctggccagaaggcaaaggttTTGGATtatcagcagaggaggaggtgacatgcactgaagaagccccactgtataacaaactgccagaagatgaaaagcagtatgccctgttcactgatggcGTGCGGTGGGCGGCTGCAtcgcgtgcagtttgtttcggtggttcgttcctctcccccctcccttcctccccccccccccccggggctttgcgcctctcgttgttctcctttacattgcatttctgttgttgtttcttttaattttcattattaaactgttcttatcccaacccacgagcatttcccttctcattctctcccccatctaccggtgggggagtgagcgagcggctgtgtggggctgagctgccggctaaaccacgacatgcATCTATCAAAATGAATTGGAGAATCAGTCACATTCTGCAGTGGTTGAGTTTAGCTGTTAAAAGTTACTGACTTTCCCACTACAGTTTAGCTGCATATAAAGACATGCTGGAAATCTGTAAGTTCAGTCTCATCTTGCAGTAAATTATCCTTATCAATTGCTGTGCCTTTATAGCTACGTATTTATATGTCCGcaggaaacaaaggagaaaGATTTCCTAGTTACAGTCAACCCATATTCTCAAGGATGTGAATTATTCCAAATAGGGTTGGGGTCTTGGAGGCAGTGCAATTTAGTGCACTCTTTCAACATACAGAAATCTTGAAATATGAAATTTTCATTTACCTGAGCTCATGGATTTCAAGGactaattactttttttttcgGTTTTTATTCATACCTCTTGTCAGCTGATTGCAAAGTAAGCTTTGCTAGTTGAGAGTTTAGTgaatgtttctgatttttttcacttggcAGCTGTGCCTGTCTTACCTTTTAAGTAAGGAACACAGGGAGGAGGTCAGACATCTTTTAAAAGCTGACCTGCAAAGAATTTGGATTAAATCagttttgtcttgcttttggAAGCCCAtgaacttttaagaaaaagaaaagcattaggagttttctctccctctcctctagTCCACTCTCC encodes:
- the LOC135310497 gene encoding cyclin-dependent kinase 4 inhibitor B-like, whose product is MARASGTTADELANAAARGDLQRLKEMLDGAADPNAVNSYGRTPIQVMMLGSPRVAELLLQRGADPNRPDPRTGCLPAHDAARAGFLETLAALHRAGARLDLPDGRGRLPLDVAAGGPHGPVGRFLRHPPPHA